A window of the Paenibacillus woosongensis genome harbors these coding sequences:
- a CDS encoding GatB/YqeY domain-containing protein has translation MNLSERLNEDMKQAMKSQDKFKLSTIRMVRATIKNLEIDLKRPLNDNEVLDILSREIKQRKDALQEFEKAGRDDLAANVKAEAEIIAVYLPEQLTEEEIKVIVQQTIQETGASSKADIGKVMSALMPKVKGRADGKLVNQAVQQLLQ, from the coding sequence ATGAATCTTAGCGAGCGATTGAACGAAGATATGAAGCAAGCGATGAAGAGTCAAGACAAGTTCAAACTCTCCACCATTCGAATGGTTCGTGCTACGATCAAGAATCTTGAAATAGATCTGAAAAGACCTTTGAACGATAATGAAGTGCTTGATATCCTAAGTCGTGAAATCAAACAGCGCAAAGATGCCCTCCAAGAATTTGAAAAAGCAGGTCGCGATGATCTTGCTGCAAATGTCAAAGCTGAAGCTGAGATTATTGCCGTATACCTTCCTGAACAGCTTACAGAAGAAGAAATTAAAGTCATTGTACAGCAGACCATCCAGGAAACCGGTGCTTCTTCGAAGGCGGATATCGGGAAAGTCATGAGCGCTCTAATGCCCAAGGTCAAAGGCCGGGCGGACGGGAAGCTCGTGAATCAAGCGGTTCAACAGCTTTTGCAATAA
- the rpsU gene encoding 30S ribosomal protein S21 → MSETKVRKNETIDAALRRFKRSIAKDGVLAEVKKRKHYEKPSVKRKKKSEAARKRKF, encoded by the coding sequence GTGTCTGAAACTAAAGTTCGCAAAAACGAGACAATTGATGCTGCACTTCGTCGCTTTAAGCGTTCCATCGCAAAAGATGGCGTATTGGCTGAGGTGAAGAAACGCAAGCATTATGAAAAGCCAAGCGTAAAGCGCAAGAAAAAGTCCGAGGCTGCTCGTAAGAGAAAGTTTTAG
- a CDS encoding histidine triad nucleotide-binding protein, whose protein sequence is MENCLFCKIANGSIPSNKVYEDDTFLVFHDIQPAAPTHVLIIPKKHIATMNDVGPEDYAMIGELHRVAQEAAKKLGVAETGYRLINNCGPDSGQAVYHIHYHLIGGAKLGALVQSSDSHAI, encoded by the coding sequence ATGGAAAACTGTTTGTTTTGCAAAATCGCAAATGGATCAATTCCTTCAAACAAAGTGTACGAAGACGATACTTTTCTCGTATTCCATGATATTCAGCCGGCCGCTCCGACGCATGTTCTAATTATTCCAAAGAAGCACATTGCGACGATGAACGACGTGGGGCCTGAAGACTATGCCATGATCGGGGAACTCCACCGGGTAGCCCAGGAAGCCGCAAAGAAGCTTGGCGTTGCCGAGACAGGGTATCGTCTGATTAACAACTGCGGCCCGGACAGTGGACAGGCCGTCTACCACATTCACTATCATTTGATAGGCGGAGCAAAGCTAGGCGCACTGGTGCAAAGTTCCGATTCCCACGCCATTTAA
- a CDS encoding AAA family ATPase: MKPISLKLSGLQSYRSMQEIDFTALCDTGLFGIFGPTGSGKSTILDAITLAMYGKVGRASGGTQGIMNHSEDSLFVAFTFELMSAKGEERYRVERRFKRQGDISVSNTVSRFIEISPEGEKVVADKLAEVTRCVEEKIGLKMDDFTRAVVLPQGKFAEFLSLKGAERRAMLQRLFHLEKYGDLLAQKLSRKVKENDQALKELAAEQQGLGDASEAALREAEAALKAAAALAETRRRELDHAQQRSDQLAKVRELSLERSARAAQLAALRERDGAVAELEARLAAAAAAERIRPALAAWQEAQQLAAARAAAAAEAREAAEAAAARARAATEAAETAAAELGREEPALLLRLDQLEQAKVLQAECEQLLAEARGLAAQREQASAQHRQLGEELLKQEQLLVKAQQRKQELEEQLKSNEVKASERRSLQDAISRQQGIYSAREALSKAEAEENKQLAKAREASDRLEALAQEEAGLVRERLALSEKAWEAGSRLAGLAAEAAGLAERIERYEATLKRTAKERDEHQWSLRLAEALSQGCPCPVCGSTEHPSPVAPKLEEQGSLNSESELEQAGVLLVQARDLRYATSRDSDALGSLASTLEAVLEEDSSAAIACREAAASQAAAFPAPSLHADGSDFAGELEDDLSGKAQTIAVLAQRYEELKSGQAEWREGFAALERGVKTLTHKLAEIQTKRASAAAEAASISQLAEQSQGNSRECREALARLMKEWELEHPGLSPEEAVIRMEQLHERDQAAEDIKQRLSLSIPFIEEKTANITQLQKDIAELDKSLLQWELQEQGKQELLRDKKMRLTAWIGEESADELLQSTRQRIDWLRAQAEAGKRRQAEAETERQRCSQADVLAQQAATDARQQEVRLLKQWQAELKVSPFDSEQQVAEAIMDKEQMSSMEEQIQSHRDAERELLISLKELEVKLEGRMVTEAEWQECCEALRHAKEQDEAALQLKARSQRDLEDLGQRHVRWQELEKVRLKREHEAGLLAKLQSSLRGNAFVEYVAEEQLMNVSQAASQRLRFLTNQRYALECDSGGGFVICDDANGGVKRPVATLSGGETFLTSLALALALSAQIQLRGQYPLQFFFLDEGFGTLDPELLDTVITSLEHLHHDHLSVGIISHVAELRARLARKLIVIPAESGGEGSRVMLERL, translated from the coding sequence ATGAAGCCGATCTCGCTGAAGTTATCGGGCCTGCAGAGCTATCGAAGCATGCAGGAAATTGATTTCACAGCGCTATGCGACACCGGGCTGTTTGGCATTTTCGGTCCGACCGGCAGCGGCAAATCTACGATTCTCGATGCCATCACACTGGCGATGTATGGCAAAGTCGGCCGAGCTTCCGGGGGAACACAGGGGATTATGAACCATTCGGAGGATTCGCTGTTTGTAGCTTTCACCTTCGAGCTGATGTCGGCAAAAGGCGAGGAGCGCTACCGGGTAGAGCGCCGCTTCAAGCGCCAAGGTGATATTTCGGTCAGCAACACAGTTAGCCGCTTCATTGAAATATCGCCCGAGGGCGAGAAGGTCGTGGCGGATAAGCTGGCCGAGGTCACGCGCTGCGTCGAAGAGAAAATCGGCCTCAAAATGGATGATTTTACCCGTGCAGTCGTTCTTCCTCAGGGCAAGTTCGCCGAATTTCTCTCCTTGAAGGGGGCGGAGCGCAGAGCGATGCTGCAGCGCCTGTTCCATCTGGAGAAATACGGCGACCTGCTGGCCCAGAAATTGAGCCGCAAGGTGAAGGAGAACGATCAAGCGCTCAAAGAGCTCGCTGCAGAGCAGCAGGGGCTCGGCGACGCGTCGGAAGCAGCGCTGCGCGAGGCCGAGGCTGCGCTCAAAGCGGCTGCGGCGCTAGCGGAGACGCGCCGGCGCGAGCTCGATCACGCGCAGCAGCGCAGCGACCAGCTCGCGAAGGTGCGCGAGCTGAGCCTCGAGCGCAGCGCGCGTGCCGCGCAGCTTGCCGCTTTGCGCGAGCGGGACGGCGCCGTCGCCGAGCTGGAAGCGCGGCTCGCGGCCGCGGCTGCTGCCGAGCGGATCAGGCCGGCGCTCGCGGCCTGGCAAGAAGCGCAGCAGCTCGCCGCTGCGCGTGCCGCCGCGGCTGCCGAAGCTCGCGAGGCGGCGGAGGCCGCGGCGGCACGCGCCCGCGCCGCGACGGAGGCCGCAGAGACGGCTGCGGCCGAGCTCGGGCGAGAGGAGCCGGCGCTGCTGCTGCGGCTGGACCAGCTCGAGCAGGCGAAGGTGCTGCAGGCGGAGTGCGAGCAGCTGCTTGCGGAGGCGAGGGGCCTTGCGGCCCAGCGCGAGCAGGCAAGCGCGCAGCACCGGCAGCTCGGCGAAGAGCTGCTTAAGCAGGAGCAACTGCTGGTCAAAGCGCAGCAGCGCAAGCAGGAGCTGGAGGAGCAGCTCAAGAGCAACGAAGTGAAAGCCTCCGAGCGGCGCAGCCTGCAGGACGCGATATCCCGGCAGCAGGGGATCTACAGTGCCCGCGAAGCGTTGAGCAAGGCGGAGGCGGAGGAGAACAAGCAGCTTGCGAAGGCGAGGGAAGCCAGCGACCGCTTGGAGGCGCTGGCTCAGGAGGAAGCCGGATTGGTACGTGAGCGTTTGGCTCTGTCGGAGAAGGCCTGGGAAGCCGGGTCGAGGCTGGCGGGGCTTGCTGCCGAGGCTGCCGGGCTGGCCGAGCGGATCGAGCGCTATGAAGCGACTTTGAAGCGCACCGCGAAAGAGCGGGATGAGCACCAATGGTCATTGCGCTTGGCCGAAGCCTTAAGCCAAGGCTGTCCATGCCCGGTATGCGGCTCGACAGAGCATCCGTCTCCGGTTGCTCCTAAGCTGGAGGAGCAGGGCTCGCTGAACAGCGAGTCGGAGCTGGAGCAGGCTGGCGTGTTGCTGGTACAAGCCCGTGATTTACGCTATGCGACATCGAGGGATTCCGATGCTTTGGGCAGCTTGGCCAGCACGCTGGAGGCAGTTCTCGAAGAGGATTCGTCTGCTGCGATTGCATGCCGCGAAGCAGCCGCGTCTCAAGCCGCAGCCTTTCCGGCACCCTCGCTGCATGCTGATGGCTCTGATTTTGCCGGCGAATTAGAGGATGATCTGTCCGGGAAAGCGCAGACGATAGCTGTACTAGCACAGCGATATGAGGAATTGAAGAGCGGGCAGGCCGAATGGCGCGAGGGATTCGCAGCTTTGGAACGCGGCGTCAAGACCTTGACTCATAAGCTGGCCGAAATTCAGACGAAGCGGGCTTCCGCGGCAGCGGAGGCGGCTTCAATATCTCAACTGGCTGAGCAGTCCCAGGGGAATAGCCGCGAGTGCCGCGAAGCGCTGGCTAGGCTCATGAAGGAATGGGAGCTGGAGCATCCGGGCTTGTCGCCGGAGGAGGCGGTCATCCGCATGGAGCAGCTTCATGAGCGGGATCAGGCTGCGGAAGATATCAAACAGCGGCTGTCTCTAAGCATTCCTTTTATTGAAGAGAAAACAGCGAATATTACCCAGCTGCAAAAAGACATCGCCGAGCTTGACAAGTCGCTGCTGCAATGGGAGCTTCAGGAGCAGGGCAAACAGGAGTTGCTTCGTGACAAAAAGATGCGTCTGACGGCATGGATCGGTGAGGAATCGGCAGATGAGCTGCTGCAGAGTACCCGCCAGCGAATCGACTGGCTGCGGGCGCAGGCCGAGGCGGGCAAACGCCGCCAAGCGGAAGCCGAGACGGAGCGCCAGCGCTGCAGCCAGGCGGATGTACTCGCGCAGCAGGCCGCCACGGACGCCCGGCAGCAGGAAGTGAGGCTGCTGAAGCAGTGGCAGGCTGAGCTTAAGGTTTCCCCGTTCGATAGCGAGCAGCAAGTTGCTGAAGCTATTATGGATAAGGAGCAGATGAGCTCCATGGAGGAGCAAATCCAATCCCACCGGGATGCCGAACGCGAGCTGTTGATTAGCCTCAAGGAGCTCGAGGTTAAGCTGGAAGGCCGGATGGTGACTGAGGCGGAGTGGCAGGAATGCTGCGAAGCACTGCGGCATGCGAAGGAGCAGGATGAGGCTGCTTTGCAGCTGAAGGCGAGGTCGCAGCGTGATCTGGAGGACCTCGGACAACGGCATGTCCGCTGGCAGGAGCTCGAGAAAGTCCGCCTGAAGCGGGAGCATGAAGCGGGTCTGCTGGCCAAGCTGCAGTCCTCCCTGCGCGGAAATGCGTTTGTGGAATACGTAGCGGAGGAGCAGTTGATGAACGTCAGCCAAGCGGCATCGCAGAGGCTGAGGTTCCTGACGAATCAGAGATATGCGCTGGAATGCGATTCCGGCGGAGGTTTTGTCATTTGCGACGATGCGAACGGCGGGGTGAAACGTCCGGTAGCTACTCTTTCCGGCGGGGAGACGTTTCTCACTTCCTTGGCGCTCGCTCTGGCTTTATCGGCGCAGATTCAGCTCCGCGGCCAATACCCGCTGCAGTTCTTTTTCCTGGACGAAGGCTTCGGCACGCTGGACCCTGAGCTGCTGGATACGGTGATTACCTCACTGGAGCATCTCCATCACGATCATTTATCCGTTGGGATTATAAGCCACGTGGCCGAGCTTCGGGCAAGATTAGCCCGCAAGCTGATCGTCATCCCGGCGGAAAGCGGCGGGGAGGGCTCACGGGTAATGCTCGAGAGATTGTAA
- a CDS encoding exonuclease SbcCD subunit D produces MRILHTGDWHLGRTLEGRSRFREQEMFMDELIQLTRDQQVDMILMAGDVYDSVNPPAAAEGLFYDAAARLNDNGCQLVVIAGNHDQPERISAVSPLVAQRGITLVGLPSSRSVIVDVPRTKERAVIAALPYPSEARLSELLAEDGDERELRSAYSAKVGKLMRQLAQEFRPDTVNLAMSHIYVLGGVESDSERPIQVGGAYTVDPSVLDVGAQYTALGHLHRPQLVKGSGLIRYSGSPLAYSFSEAGQAKSVMLLDTAPGEIPKMEELFLSSGRPLVRWTCRGGLEEAHRWLDEGRDNNAFIDLEISLTEAMSMSDIQTLRKAHEGIVHIRPVYPGRSEETAAASRAQMPVHELFRKFYQRQSGGAEPEEELVELFMSLVAEDEAAGIEEEEEV; encoded by the coding sequence ATGCGCATTTTGCATACGGGAGATTGGCATCTGGGACGGACGCTGGAGGGGAGAAGCCGTTTTAGGGAACAGGAGATGTTTATGGATGAGCTTATCCAGCTTACCCGCGATCAGCAGGTCGATATGATATTAATGGCCGGTGACGTATACGACAGCGTCAACCCGCCTGCGGCTGCCGAGGGGTTGTTCTACGATGCCGCGGCCCGTCTGAATGACAACGGCTGCCAGCTTGTCGTTATCGCCGGGAATCATGACCAGCCCGAGCGCATTTCTGCCGTTTCTCCGCTTGTCGCACAGCGCGGCATTACGCTGGTGGGTCTGCCCAGTTCCCGAAGCGTGATCGTGGACGTGCCGCGTACGAAAGAACGGGCGGTCATCGCGGCCCTGCCTTACCCCTCGGAAGCGAGATTATCCGAATTGCTGGCCGAGGACGGGGACGAACGGGAGCTGCGCTCGGCCTACAGCGCCAAGGTCGGCAAGCTAATGCGGCAGCTGGCCCAGGAATTTCGGCCAGACACTGTGAATTTGGCCATGAGCCATATCTATGTGCTGGGCGGAGTAGAATCGGACTCCGAGCGGCCGATCCAAGTCGGCGGCGCGTACACGGTAGACCCTTCGGTTCTGGATGTGGGAGCACAGTATACGGCGCTGGGGCATTTGCACCGCCCCCAGCTTGTCAAGGGCAGCGGGCTGATCCGGTACAGCGGCTCCCCGCTTGCCTACAGCTTCTCGGAGGCCGGGCAGGCGAAATCGGTGATGCTGCTGGATACAGCTCCTGGTGAGATTCCGAAAATGGAAGAACTGTTTCTCAGCAGCGGGCGCCCGCTGGTGCGCTGGACATGCCGCGGCGGCCTGGAAGAGGCTCATCGCTGGCTTGATGAGGGGCGGGACAACAACGCCTTCATCGACCTTGAGATCAGCCTGACCGAAGCGATGTCGATGAGCGATATCCAGACGCTCCGCAAGGCTCATGAGGGAATTGTACATATCCGCCCGGTGTATCCGGGACGGTCCGAGGAGACGGCGGCTGCCTCGCGCGCCCAGATGCCGGTTCACGAGCTGTTCCGCAAATTTTACCAGCGGCAAAGCGGCGGAGCGGAGCCGGAAGAGGAGCTGGTGGAGCTGTTTATGTCGCTGGTGGCTGAAGATGAAGCTGCCGGCATCGAAGAGGAGGAGGAAGTATGA
- the addA gene encoding helicase-exonuclease AddAB subunit AddA, producing the protein MSIPKPPGSYWSDDQWKAISLSGSNMLIAAAAGSGKTAVLVERIIRKLCSTDQPLSVDRLLVATFTKAAATEMRQRIREALEKELSRNPANEHLGRQLAMLGRASITTLHSFCMEVIQRYYTLIPLDPGFRIASESETALLRQEVLEELFEEKYALEREGSPFLRLVDWFGGERSDDAVFFLVQKLYDFSRSHPWPDFWLRQAAEAFAAPSVEALEKSLWVSSILSDAKLTLEGAGELLRQAEAIALSPGGPQPYAATLEEDIAMVELMLAYVHEGQWSLLHGKFDAIAFGKLKPCKKDQTDPTLQERVKTLREEAKKTLIELRTQLFGRSPEAFLDEMNQMAPLMAELSSFVMEFAERYRKEKTAKGWLDFSDLEHYCLQILRHPDSTWDKVVPSAAALEYQQQFEEVLLDEYQDTNTVQEDIVRLISRQEPGNRFMVGDVKQSIYRFRLAEPGLFLQKYRSYGGDASAEGLRIDLARNFRSRREVIDAVNYVFRQVMNETVAEIAYDSRSELVYGEGYPDNDGEDYRPELLLIDRSGDAAAEGETPAAEGESDGARIDEELADLEAVRLEARAIAAKIREMRQKPLRIYDKHLKGLRPVEYRDMVILLRSTLTWAPAMMEELRMEGIPAYGEVSQGYFDASEVETMMSLLQVIDNPMQDIPLAAVLRSPLCNLSEEELAEIRLAAPKGNFYEAVQAYIGPEETDMAGVVATAEISAEAGAEAASWASAEASTAAMAEAAEETMAEIRNSGLLAPEVLADEPKGPLAAASSAEKGGEAGTAPGELWTAEHSAAQAGVKHATLRDRLIVYTGQLEAWRNKAREGELGDLIRDIYRQTGFLDWVGGLPGGAQRQGNLRALLDRARQFEKSSAARGLFRFLRYITRLRENGGDLGAAASAGEQEDAVRIMTIHKSKGLEFPVVFVAGLSKMFNRQDLNTPFLMHKEMGYGPKFVDENTRVSYPTLPNLAIRRRAQLELLAEEIRVLYVALTRPKDKLILISSVKDLAKSVESWGGILANGTEQLPDYLIARGRSYLDWIGPSLIRHPAAAQLRDFAGLPEPAADYGQGSGPDWVIGFIAAEQFVTAFAQAAAAKAWAPEEKAMLQALIAGGPVPVRPSEDTRFEDAVKARLDWHYPYEMAGRISAKTSVTEMKTLLAMQEEPPMDWLAVEEARMERRNVLEEKAEYKLHLRRPKFMEEKRMTPTERGTAYHMLMQHLPFDQKADEETVRRTLQQLVELQIMSREQSAEMDTARVAGFLQSPLGALLRQADWIRREMPFSYGLSVEEAYPRFASATAGVADEAEADGKRLAIKELAGETVLIQGIIDCLFAVGDKLYLLDYKSDRVLEHQGGVPALAETYRFQLELYAKAIEQIMGRKVDEKWLYFFDHGEAVKLQESSQ; encoded by the coding sequence ATGAGCATACCGAAGCCGCCGGGCAGCTACTGGAGCGACGATCAATGGAAAGCGATATCGCTGTCCGGAAGCAATATGCTGATCGCCGCAGCGGCCGGCTCGGGCAAAACGGCAGTGCTGGTGGAACGCATCATCCGAAAGCTGTGCAGCACGGATCAGCCGCTTAGCGTGGACCGCCTGCTTGTTGCGACTTTTACTAAAGCGGCCGCTACGGAAATGAGGCAGCGCATCAGGGAGGCGCTAGAGAAGGAGCTGTCCCGGAATCCTGCGAATGAGCATCTGGGGCGGCAGCTTGCCATGCTGGGACGTGCTTCGATTACGACCCTTCACTCTTTTTGCATGGAAGTGATCCAGCGCTATTATACGTTGATCCCGCTTGACCCCGGATTCCGCATCGCATCGGAAAGCGAGACCGCCCTGCTTCGCCAGGAAGTGCTCGAGGAGCTGTTTGAGGAGAAATATGCGCTCGAGCGGGAGGGCAGCCCATTTTTGCGTCTGGTGGACTGGTTTGGCGGAGAACGCAGCGACGATGCTGTTTTTTTCCTGGTGCAGAAATTGTACGATTTCTCGCGGAGCCATCCGTGGCCGGACTTTTGGCTGCGGCAGGCCGCAGAGGCCTTTGCCGCTCCTAGCGTGGAGGCTTTGGAGAAAAGCTTGTGGGTCAGCAGCATACTGAGCGATGCGAAGCTGACCCTCGAAGGAGCTGGGGAGCTGCTGCGGCAGGCCGAGGCGATCGCATTGTCCCCTGGCGGACCGCAGCCTTACGCTGCCACTCTGGAAGAGGACATCGCGATGGTCGAGCTGATGCTGGCTTACGTTCATGAAGGGCAGTGGTCTTTGCTGCATGGGAAATTCGATGCCATCGCGTTTGGCAAGCTGAAGCCGTGCAAGAAGGATCAGACCGATCCGACACTGCAGGAGCGGGTCAAAACGCTCCGCGAGGAAGCAAAGAAGACACTCATAGAGCTGCGCACGCAGCTGTTCGGCCGCTCGCCCGAGGCGTTTCTGGACGAGATGAACCAGATGGCTCCGCTGATGGCCGAGCTGTCTTCTTTCGTCATGGAATTCGCCGAGCGGTACCGCAAGGAGAAAACGGCCAAAGGCTGGCTCGACTTCTCTGACCTTGAGCATTACTGCCTGCAAATTCTGCGCCATCCGGATTCAACATGGGATAAGGTCGTACCCTCCGCTGCCGCGCTAGAATATCAGCAGCAATTCGAAGAGGTGCTCCTTGACGAATATCAGGATACGAATACGGTGCAGGAGGATATCGTCCGGTTGATTTCCCGGCAGGAGCCGGGCAACCGCTTTATGGTCGGCGACGTGAAGCAGAGCATATACAGGTTCAGGCTGGCTGAGCCTGGACTATTCCTGCAGAAGTACCGGAGCTATGGCGGGGATGCGTCGGCGGAAGGGCTTAGAATTGACCTTGCCCGCAATTTCCGCAGCCGGCGGGAAGTGATCGATGCTGTCAACTATGTCTTCCGGCAAGTCATGAATGAGACTGTTGCGGAAATTGCATATGATTCCCGTTCGGAGCTTGTGTATGGGGAAGGCTACCCTGACAATGACGGGGAGGACTACCGCCCCGAGCTGCTACTGATCGACCGGAGCGGCGATGCGGCCGCGGAGGGTGAAACTCCGGCAGCGGAGGGCGAGTCAGACGGAGCGAGAATCGACGAGGAGCTTGCTGATTTGGAGGCGGTTCGTCTGGAGGCCCGGGCCATTGCGGCCAAAATACGGGAGATGCGGCAGAAGCCTCTGCGCATTTACGATAAACACCTGAAGGGCTTGCGTCCCGTGGAATACCGGGACATGGTCATTTTGCTCCGCTCTACATTGACCTGGGCTCCCGCTATGATGGAGGAGCTTCGGATGGAAGGCATCCCGGCCTATGGAGAAGTGAGCCAGGGGTATTTCGACGCCTCTGAGGTCGAAACGATGATGTCCCTGCTCCAGGTCATTGATAACCCGATGCAGGATATTCCGCTGGCCGCCGTCCTTCGTTCGCCGCTCTGCAATTTGTCCGAGGAGGAGCTGGCTGAAATACGTCTTGCTGCTCCAAAAGGCAATTTCTATGAGGCTGTGCAGGCTTATATTGGCCCGGAAGAGACGGATATGGCAGGGGTGGTGGCTACTGCTGAAATTTCGGCAGAGGCAGGGGCGGAGGCTGCGTCATGGGCTTCGGCTGAAGCTTCGACAGCTGCTATGGCAGAGGCTGCGGAAGAGACGATGGCAGAGATCAGGAATAGCGGGCTGCTGGCGCCAGAAGTCTTGGCTGATGAACCTAAAGGTCCACTTGCAGCTGCATCCTCAGCAGAAAAGGGCGGCGAAGCTGGAACGGCGCCGGGCGAGCTTTGGACCGCAGAGCACTCGGCAGCTCAGGCCGGAGTAAAGCACGCTACGTTAAGGGACAGGCTAATCGTCTATACGGGGCAGCTCGAAGCTTGGCGGAATAAAGCCAGGGAGGGTGAACTTGGCGACCTGATTAGGGACATTTACCGGCAAACCGGATTTTTGGACTGGGTCGGCGGTTTGCCGGGAGGAGCTCAGCGGCAGGGGAACCTGCGGGCCCTTCTTGACCGGGCTAGACAATTCGAGAAATCCTCAGCCGCGCGCGGCCTGTTCAGGTTTTTAAGATATATTACGAGGCTGCGGGAGAACGGCGGTGACCTTGGCGCGGCGGCTTCTGCCGGAGAACAGGAGGATGCCGTCCGGATTATGACCATCCACAAAAGCAAGGGGCTGGAGTTCCCGGTCGTCTTTGTGGCGGGCTTGTCCAAAATGTTCAATCGGCAGGATTTGAATACGCCGTTCCTGATGCATAAGGAAATGGGCTACGGGCCTAAATTCGTCGATGAGAATACGCGGGTGAGCTATCCCACGCTTCCGAATCTGGCGATTCGCCGCCGGGCGCAGCTGGAGCTGCTGGCCGAGGAAATACGAGTGTTGTACGTGGCGCTGACCAGGCCTAAAGACAAACTCATTCTGATTTCCTCGGTCAAAGATTTGGCCAAATCGGTGGAGTCATGGGGAGGTATTCTGGCGAACGGCACCGAGCAGCTTCCTGATTATTTGATTGCCCGGGGGCGCAGTTACCTGGATTGGATCGGGCCTTCCTTAATCCGCCACCCGGCTGCGGCGCAGCTTCGCGATTTCGCCGGGTTACCGGAGCCTGCTGCGGACTATGGACAGGGAAGCGGTCCTGACTGGGTGATCGGCTTCATTGCCGCCGAGCAGTTTGTGACTGCCTTTGCACAAGCGGCAGCGGCCAAAGCTTGGGCGCCGGAGGAGAAGGCTATGCTGCAGGCCCTGATAGCCGGCGGTCCCGTACCCGTCCGCCCGTCGGAGGATACGAGGTTCGAAGATGCCGTGAAGGCAAGGCTGGACTGGCACTACCCTTACGAAATGGCCGGCCGGATTTCGGCCAAGACATCAGTTACCGAAATGAAGACGCTTTTGGCCATGCAGGAGGAGCCGCCGATGGATTGGCTCGCCGTAGAGGAAGCGCGCATGGAGCGGCGGAACGTTCTTGAAGAGAAGGCCGAATACAAGCTGCATTTGCGCCGTCCGAAGTTTATGGAGGAGAAGCGGATGACGCCGACCGAACGGGGAACGGCGTATCATATGCTCATGCAGCATCTTCCTTTTGACCAGAAGGCGGACGAAGAGACGGTTCGCCGGACGCTGCAGCAGCTTGTGGAGCTGCAGATCATGTCCCGGGAGCAGAGCGCGGAAATGGATACTGCGCGGGTTGCCGGATTTTTGCAAAGCCCGCTGGGCGCTTTACTTCGCCAGGCTGATTGGATTCGGCGGGAGATGCCGTTTAGCTACGGCCTGTCTGTGGAGGAAGCTTACCCGCGGTTCGCTTCGGCTACAGCGGGCGTCGCAGATGAGGCTGAAGCGGACGGGAAACGGCTGGCGATTAAGGAACTGGCCGGAGAGACCGTGCTGATTCAAGGGATTATCGACTGCTTGTTTGCTGTCGGGGATAAGCTGTACTTGCTGGATTATAAAAGCGACCGGGTGCTGGAGCACCAGGGAGGCGTGCCTGCGCTGGCGGAAACCTATCGTTTCCAGCTTGAGCTGTACGCCAAAGCGATTGAACAGATCATGGGCCGCAAGGTCGATGAGAAATGGCTGTACTTTTTCGATCATGGGGAAGCGGTCAAATTGCAGGAATCATCGCAGTAG